The Rhodospirillaceae bacterium genome contains a region encoding:
- a CDS encoding FAD-dependent oxidoreductase, giving the protein MDQYRVVVIGGGVVGASVLYHLAKYGWTDIALVERSVLTAGSSWHAAGGIHALNADPNMAALQAYTIDLLREIGPESGQDIGLHMTGGITVASAPARWEWLQSTYRIFQTIGIEDCHLMTPAEIRERCPIMDVDGVIGGLWADREGYVDTTGTVHAYAGAARKRGATVIEHNRVLELRQRPDGSWEVVTENGTILAEHVVNAAGLWAKQVGRMVGLELPVSPLAHHYLVTESIPEIEALDFEVPMTVDLEGFTYLRQDQKGVLVGIYEIDHQHWNIDGAPWDYGFDLIQEDTDRIARELEMAFTRYPVLQEVGVKNWVNGAFTFSPDGNPLVGPVRGLPNYWLACGVMAGFLQGGGVAKTLAEWMIHGEPEADAWPMDIARYGPFASNREYIRQTTGQFYSRRFVMTYPNEQLPAGRPLNKAPAHDAMKAAGALWGVSWGLEVPLVFAPEGFEETPTLKRSNAFGLVGEECRAVREGVGLLDITGFSRYEVTGRDAEAWLDRTMAGRLPKPGRVRLSPMLAPDGRLKGDLTILNWGDGSWWIMGSYYLREWHMRWFHDRLDPTRDGDVQVRDISDATVGFSLSGPKSRDVLAALTHEDVSHEALPFMSCRLMDVGLVRARVGRLSVAGELGYEINCPAAAHVTLREMLLEAGKAAGIREYGYYALNSLRLEKSFGIWSAEFTQGYTPGMTGLDRWIAFGKGDFVGREAALAEREKNTAPQRLVTLEVDSPDADASGFEPVWLRGRRVGFITSGGYGHIVGKSLAMALVEPEFAEPGTVLRTHIVGVEREAAVIPASPYDPPGEKMRM; this is encoded by the coding sequence ATGGACCAGTATCGGGTCGTGGTGATCGGCGGCGGGGTGGTCGGCGCCTCGGTCCTCTATCATCTGGCCAAGTATGGCTGGACCGACATTGCGCTGGTCGAGCGCTCGGTGCTCACCGCCGGGTCGTCCTGGCACGCCGCGGGCGGTATCCATGCGCTCAACGCCGACCCGAACATGGCGGCGCTCCAGGCCTACACCATCGACCTGCTGCGCGAGATCGGGCCGGAATCGGGCCAGGATATCGGCCTGCACATGACCGGGGGGATCACGGTCGCCTCGGCGCCGGCGCGCTGGGAATGGCTCCAGAGCACCTACCGCATCTTCCAGACCATCGGCATCGAGGACTGCCACCTGATGACGCCGGCGGAGATCAGGGAACGTTGCCCGATCATGGATGTCGACGGCGTGATCGGCGGACTTTGGGCCGACCGCGAAGGCTATGTCGACACCACCGGCACGGTCCACGCCTATGCCGGCGCGGCGCGCAAGCGGGGCGCGACGGTGATCGAGCACAACCGGGTCCTCGAACTGAGGCAGCGGCCGGACGGTTCCTGGGAGGTCGTGACCGAGAACGGCACGATCCTCGCCGAGCATGTCGTCAACGCCGCCGGCCTGTGGGCCAAGCAGGTCGGCCGCATGGTCGGCCTCGAACTGCCGGTGTCGCCGCTGGCCCACCACTATCTGGTGACGGAATCCATTCCGGAAATCGAGGCGCTCGATTTCGAAGTGCCGATGACGGTAGATCTGGAAGGCTTCACCTATCTGCGCCAGGACCAGAAGGGCGTCCTGGTCGGCATCTACGAGATCGACCACCAGCACTGGAATATCGACGGCGCGCCCTGGGACTACGGCTTCGACCTGATCCAGGAGGATACCGACCGGATCGCCCGCGAGCTGGAAATGGCGTTCACGCGCTATCCGGTCTTGCAGGAGGTGGGCGTCAAGAACTGGGTGAACGGCGCCTTCACCTTCTCGCCCGACGGCAATCCGCTGGTCGGACCGGTGCGCGGGTTGCCGAACTACTGGCTGGCCTGCGGGGTGATGGCGGGCTTCCTGCAGGGTGGCGGCGTCGCCAAGACGCTCGCCGAATGGATGATCCACGGCGAGCCCGAGGCCGACGCCTGGCCGATGGACATTGCGCGCTACGGGCCGTTCGCCTCGAACCGCGAATATATCCGCCAGACGACCGGCCAGTTCTATTCCCGCCGCTTCGTGATGACCTACCCGAACGAGCAGCTTCCGGCAGGCCGGCCGCTCAACAAGGCGCCGGCTCACGATGCGATGAAGGCGGCGGGCGCGCTGTGGGGGGTAAGCTGGGGTCTGGAGGTGCCGCTGGTGTTTGCGCCTGAGGGTTTCGAGGAGACGCCGACGCTCAAGCGGTCGAACGCCTTCGGGCTGGTCGGCGAGGAATGCCGTGCCGTGCGCGAGGGTGTCGGGCTGCTCGATATCACCGGCTTCTCCCGCTACGAGGTCACGGGCCGGGACGCCGAGGCCTGGCTCGACCGAACCATGGCGGGACGCTTGCCGAAACCGGGCCGGGTGCGCCTGTCGCCGATGCTGGCGCCGGACGGCCGCCTGAAGGGCGACCTCACGATCCTGAACTGGGGCGACGGTTCCTGGTGGATCATGGGCTCCTACTATCTGCGCGAATGGCATATGCGCTGGTTCCACGACCGGCTCGACCCGACGCGCGACGGCGACGTGCAGGTGCGCGATATCTCCGACGCCACCGTCGGCTTTTCGCTGTCCGGCCCGAAATCCCGCGACGTGCTGGCCGCGCTGACCCATGAGGATGTGAGCCACGAGGCCCTGCCGTTCATGAGTTGCCGCCTCATGGATGTCGGGCTGGTCCGCGCCCGGGTCGGCCGGCTCTCGGTCGCGGGCGAACTGGGCTACGAGATCAACTGCCCGGCGGCGGCGCATGTCACCCTGCGCGAAATGCTGCTGGAAGCCGGCAAGGCGGCCGGAATCCGCGAATACGGCTACTACGCCCTCAATTCATTGCGCCTGGAGAAAAGCTTCGGCATATGGTCGGCCGAATTCACCCAGGGCTATACGCCGGGCATGACCGGCCTCGACCGCTGGATCGCCTTCGGCAAGGGCGACTTCGTCGGCCGGGAAGCCGCCCTGGCGGAGCGCGAGAAGAATACCGCGCCCCAGCGGCTGGTGACGCTGGAGGTCGACTCGCCCGATGCCGACGCGTCCGGGTTCGAACCGGTCTGGCTCCGCGGCCGGCGGGTCGGATTCATCACCTCCGGCGGCTACGGCCATATCGTCGGCAAGAGCCTCGCGATGGCCCTGGTCGAACCGGAGTTCGCCGAACCCGGCACGGTGCTTCGGACCCATATCGTCGGCGTGGAGCGCGAAGCGGCCGTGATTCCGGCCTCGCCGTACGATCCCCCGGGCGAAAAGATGCGGATGTAG